One genomic segment of Thermodesulfobacterium sp. TA1 includes these proteins:
- the mqnC gene encoding cyclic dehypoxanthinyl futalosine synthase: MKKDIVVKKVLEGKRLNKEEALSLFEIPIEELGFLAREVRFRLNPDRVVTYVVDRNINYTNVCISGCKFCAYYKPPNSKEGYVLSFEELGKKIEETISLGGYQILLQGGLHPDLPFSFYEDMLRFIKTTFPQVHVHGFSPPEIVFFSKKFGLSITEVLERLIKAGLDSIPGGGAEILSDRVRKFLSPNKATAEEWLNVMEIAHKLGLKTTATMMFGHIETQEEIIEHLLKIRDLQDKTRGFTAFIPWTFQPKNTGLSHLIKAGAAYYLKVLAISRIVLDNVKNLQVSWVTQGPHIAQIALEFGGNDFGSTMIEENVVAAAGVSHRMSEEEIRHHILSAGYIPKRRKMDYTLIE, translated from the coding sequence ATGAAAAAAGATATAGTGGTTAAAAAAGTGCTTGAAGGTAAAAGATTGAATAAAGAAGAGGCTTTAAGCCTTTTTGAAATTCCTATAGAAGAACTTGGTTTTTTAGCTCGAGAGGTTAGGTTTAGACTTAATCCAGACCGTGTGGTTACTTATGTGGTTGATAGAAACATCAACTACACCAACGTTTGTATCTCCGGATGTAAGTTTTGTGCCTATTATAAACCACCTAATTCTAAGGAAGGCTATGTGCTTTCTTTTGAAGAGTTAGGAAAAAAAATAGAAGAAACCATAAGTTTAGGAGGTTATCAAATCCTTTTGCAAGGAGGGCTTCATCCTGACCTTCCTTTTTCGTTTTACGAAGACATGTTACGTTTTATCAAAACCACCTTCCCTCAGGTTCATGTACATGGTTTTTCTCCTCCAGAGATAGTGTTTTTTAGTAAAAAGTTTGGGTTAAGCATTACAGAGGTTTTAGAAAGATTGATTAAGGCAGGGCTTGATTCTATACCTGGAGGGGGAGCTGAAATCCTTTCAGACCGTGTAAGGAAATTTCTTTCTCCTAACAAGGCCACGGCAGAGGAATGGCTAAACGTGATGGAAATAGCTCATAAACTTGGGCTCAAAACCACCGCTACGATGATGTTTGGACATATAGAGACTCAAGAAGAAATCATAGAGCATCTTCTTAAAATAAGGGATCTTCAGGATAAAACCAGAGGTTTTACCGCGTTTATTCCTTGGACTTTTCAGCCTAAAAACACAGGTTTAAGCCATTTGATAAAGGCAGGAGCAGCTTATTATTTAAAGGTATTGGCCATTTCTCGGATAGTGCTTGATAACGTCAAAAACCTTCAAGTTTCTTGGGTTACCCAAGGGCCTCACATAGCTCAGATTGCGTTAGAGTTTGGAGGTAATGACTTTGGGTCAACGATGATAGAAGAAAACGTAGTAGCTGCTGCTGGGGTTTCTCATCGTATGAGTGAAGAAGAAATCAGACATCACATCCTTAGCGCAGGCTATATTCCAAAAAGAAGAAAGATGGATTATACCCTTATAGAATAA
- a CDS encoding cob(I)yrinic acid a,c-diamide adenosyltransferase: MGFKGYIQVYTGDGKGKTTAAVGLTIRALGAGLKVAFLQFFKDGTTSEVKILKTLPNLYYQHYGQKGFVSDITPELKEIIQKGWEEAKRLVFSKEYNIIVLDEFTLALNWGLVEKEEVLQVLKNKPEEVEIVITGRKAPEDLLSLAHLVTEMKKIKHYYDQGVLDRLGIER, from the coding sequence ATGGGGTTTAAAGGCTATATTCAGGTTTATACCGGAGACGGTAAAGGAAAGACTACGGCAGCCGTAGGTCTTACTATCAGAGCCTTAGGGGCTGGGCTTAAGGTAGCCTTTCTGCAGTTTTTTAAGGACGGGACTACTTCTGAAGTAAAAATATTAAAAACTTTGCCTAATCTGTATTATCAGCACTACGGACAAAAAGGTTTTGTAAGTGATATCACCCCGGAGTTAAAAGAAATTATTCAAAAAGGTTGGGAAGAGGCTAAAAGGCTGGTTTTTTCTAAAGAGTATAATATAATTGTTTTAGACGAATTTACCTTAGCCTTAAACTGGGGTTTGGTTGAGAAAGAAGAGGTTTTACAAGTTTTAAAAAATAAGCCTGAAGAAGTAGAAATAGTTATTACCGGAAGAAAGGCTCCAGAAGATTTATTAAGCTTAGCGCATTTAGTTACTGAAATGAAAAAGATAAAGCACTATTATGACCAAGGGGTTTTAGATAGGTTAGGGATAGAAAGATGA
- a CDS encoding DMT family transporter: protein MLGFVFAILAGFLVALSDALNKKYFSHLGTAYMVLARTVGALPFLFPLFWYLTLVKGEGLAYFSPQFVLVVVILLSLEVLATFLYMKGIKLSPLSVSLPFLSFTPVFIILTGYFLLGERVSLYGAIGIGLVVMGSYIINLPLAKTGILEPIKAIKKEKGSFLLLQVALLYSITSVLGKKGLLLTDPWWFSSFYFTLLGISAGLVVKVLYRIKVWEFFKTQTKGVLWVGLTQALMCYSHMLALSQLETAYMIALKRTSILFSVLLGYCFFKEAYFGTRMIAAGLMLLGVFLIMLLR from the coding sequence ATGCTGGGTTTTGTCTTTGCCATCCTTGCAGGTTTTTTGGTAGCGTTAAGTGATGCTTTAAATAAAAAATATTTTTCTCATTTAGGCACAGCTTATATGGTGTTGGCAAGGACTGTAGGGGCTTTACCTTTTCTGTTCCCTCTTTTTTGGTATCTTACCTTGGTTAAAGGAGAGGGGTTGGCCTATTTTTCCCCTCAGTTTGTTTTGGTAGTAGTAATTTTGCTTTCTTTAGAGGTTTTGGCTACCTTTCTTTATATGAAAGGCATAAAACTTTCCCCTCTTTCTGTGTCTTTGCCTTTTCTTTCTTTTACCCCGGTATTTATCATCCTTACCGGATATTTTTTGCTGGGAGAAAGGGTGTCCCTATACGGAGCTATAGGGATTGGATTGGTGGTAATGGGGAGTTATATAATCAACCTACCTTTAGCTAAAACCGGGATTTTAGAACCCATAAAAGCTATAAAAAAGGAAAAAGGAAGTTTCCTTTTGCTTCAGGTAGCTTTGCTTTATTCTATTACGTCGGTGCTTGGGAAAAAGGGGCTTCTTTTAACCGATCCTTGGTGGTTTTCCTCTTTTTATTTCACTTTACTTGGGATTTCTGCCGGTTTGGTAGTAAAAGTTTTATATCGCATAAAGGTGTGGGAATTTTTTAAAACTCAAACCAAAGGGGTTTTATGGGTAGGTTTAACCCAGGCGCTTATGTGCTATTCTCATATGTTAGCCTTAAGCCAGCTTGAAACTGCGTATATGATCGCTCTTAAAAGAACTAGTATTCTCTTTTCGGTATTATTAGGTTATTGTTTTTTTAAAGAGGCTTATTTTGGTACAAGGATGATAGCCGCAGGGCTGATGTTGTTAGGGGTTTTTTTGATAATGTTATTAAGATAA
- a CDS encoding endonuclease III domain-containing protein produces MKRKTTEILQEIYDRLFAFFGPQNWWPAETPFEVCVGAILTQNATWKNVEKAINNLKQKGFLNPQALYELSLDKLAELIKPSGFYNLKAKRLKTFVEFLVVNYQGDLNLMFQQPLPKIREELLNLKGLGKETVDSILLYAGNLPVFVVDAYTYRILNRHLLISEEANYDEIQAFFMENLPLDPALFNEYHALLVACGKTFCKKVTPVCDPCPLKGI; encoded by the coding sequence ATGAAGAGGAAAACTACCGAGATTTTACAAGAAATTTATGATAGGTTGTTTGCTTTTTTTGGTCCACAAAATTGGTGGCCTGCTGAGACCCCTTTTGAGGTTTGTGTAGGGGCGATCCTTACTCAAAATGCTACTTGGAAAAACGTAGAAAAAGCCATCAACAACCTTAAACAAAAGGGATTTCTTAATCCTCAAGCGCTTTATGAACTTTCATTAGATAAGTTAGCAGAGCTTATCAAGCCAAGTGGATTTTACAATCTTAAGGCCAAAAGGCTTAAAACCTTCGTAGAGTTTTTAGTAGTCAACTATCAAGGGGACCTTAACCTTATGTTTCAGCAACCATTACCTAAAATACGAGAAGAGTTATTAAATCTTAAAGGATTAGGGAAAGAGACGGTAGACAGCATCCTTCTTTATGCAGGCAACCTTCCAGTGTTTGTGGTTGACGCCTATACCTACAGGATTTTAAATCGACATCTTTTAATTTCTGAAGAAGCCAATTATGACGAAATACAGGCGTTTTTTATGGAAAACCTTCCGCTTGACCCTGCTCTTTTTAACGAATACCACGCTCTTTTAGTAGCTTGTGGTAAGACTTTTTGCAAAAAGGTAACCCCAGTTTGCGATCCCTGTCCTCTTAAAGGTATTTAG